A region of the Anaerohalosphaeraceae bacterium genome:
CGGTCAAGCCGGGGGATGTACTGAAGATTGGGACACTGTATTTCGGGGTTCAGATAGACGGACGGCCTGAAAATATAGAGACGATGCGTCCGGCAGAGGTCCCCCCGGCCGCCCAGCCGCCGCAGAAAAAGACGGTTCCGGCAGAGGACTCGTTTGAAGACATTATCGATGAGATTTCCGATATTGACCTGAACCAGACCCTCGGCGAGAGCAGCATGGGAATAAACCCTTAGTGCGGCTGATTAAAATCCCCCGTCCGCCCTGCTCCACCTGTTTCATCCTGCGCGCCTCCCTGTGTAACTCTGTGCAGTCCACTGTGATTCCCCCGAGTCTTCCGTCATTCCCGCGCAGGCGGGAATCCAGACCGTATCATTTTTATGAAGCTCTTGATTCAAACTGGACAGTGAATCCGATGCGAAAACAAATCGAAAAGACATATCTTTTCCAACTGATTGTGTTTCAGGTTTTCCTAAAAACGGGGTTGTGGTATATTGAACAGGATGGATTATGATTTGAAGAATAAAACACGGGCGGAGTTGACCGAGCTGGTTGTCGGGCTCGGGCAGAAACCGTACTGTGCGGATTATCTTTTTACCTTTCTCCACCAAAAGCACATTTCTAATCTTGACCGGATTACTCCCCTATCGAAATCCTTTCGCAAGCAGTTAGCGGATTCAGGATATCGGATATCCTCGCTAACCCTTCTTGAAAAGCAGACAGACTCGGATGGAACAGCCAAATACCTGTTCGGCCTGCCGGACGGCGGCTCGATAGAAAGCGTGCGGCTGACGGACAAAGGGCGGGTTACGCTGTGCTTATCTACCCAGTCGGGCTGTCGGATGGGGTGTCGATTCTGTGCAACCGGTCGGATTTCTTTTGAACGCAATCTGACCGCAGCGGAGATTGTCGAGCAGGTTTATCAGATTGAGGCCGAATCAGGACCGGCAGATAATCTGGTCTATATGGGGATGGGAGAACCGCTGGACAATGCGGAAGAAACGGCCCGGTCACTGGAGATTCTCCACGATGAAAAGGGGCGGTTTCTCGGGATGCGGCATATCACAGTCTCTACTTGCGGACTGTCTGAACAGATTCGACAGATGACCGAATGGACCGTTCAGCCGCGGCTGGCGATTTCGCTGCATTCGGCGGATGACCTTCTGCGGCAGGAATTGATGCCGATTGCCCGTAAAGAACCGCTCAAACGGCTGATGGAGGCCGTTCGTTATTACCAGAAACAGACCGGCAGGCGGGTAACCTTTGAATATTGTATGCTCAAAGACATCAACGATTCGCACGAAGATGCGACCCTGCTGATTCGCCTGATAGGGAATCTGAAGGCCAATGTAAACCTGATTGAAATGAATCCCTATCCGGGCTGTCCGTATGAAGGCAGCCCTCCGGCCCGAATCAAAGCGTTTGCCGCTCGACTGGAAAAAGCGGGAATCGAGACGGTGATTCGGTTTAAGCGAGGCCGCTCGATTCTGGCAGCCTGCGGACAACTGGGAGCCCAGCGGCTGAAAGAGCTCGACAAGAAAGGAAGCGGCTGACCATGCTGTGGAAAAACGTCCTGGCGGTTTTGCTCAGTTATGGACTGGGCTGCCTGGTGTCGGGGTATTACCTGGTGCGATGGAAAACCGGACAGGATATCCGCACCCTCGGCAGCGGTTCGGCCGGTGCACGAAACGTCGGTCGGCTTTTGGGAAAATGGGGATTTTGGACGGTGCTGGCGGCGGATATCCTGCGGGGAGCGGCGGCAAGTTCGGTTGCCTGGGTTTTGGGTGTTCCAACTCCTGTAAAAACCTTCTGTATCCTAGCCGCCGCCGTGGGACATATCTTCCCGATTCAGCTTGGTTTTCGCGGAGGCAAAGGGCTTGGAGTGTCTTTGGGGGCCCTTTTGGTCTTTGACTGGCGGATTGCAGTAGGAAGTTTTCTGGTATGTGCGGTCTTGTATTTCCTGAGCCGGCGCTATATGCTTAGCGGAATGATTTCGGTGCTCACGGTTCCGGCTTTTTCCGTTCTGCTGGGACTGCCGATAAGCACCACAGGCATTTTGACTGTGTGGGCGGCCCTGATTCTGCTGGCCCATCGGAAGAATCTGATTGCGCTCTATGCAGGCAAAAACAGTTCAGAGGGAGACGGAGCTTATGGAGATGGGGAAAAGCGCGACCGAAACTCTGACCGAAGGATACACCTTTAAGATTGCCACTGAGCCATGGGAGTTTGAACAAATCCTCTCGCTGAATTATGAAACCTTCGTAGAGGAAATCCCGCAGCACCCCGCCAATCCTCATCGAATCCTCCGAGATGCTTTTCATGAGGAAAACACCTACATAATCTGTACAAAAGACCAGCAGGTGCTCGGGATGCTGGCCGTACGGGGAAAGCGTCCCTTTTCGCTGGACAAGAAACTGGAAAATCTGGATGCCTATCTTCCGGAAGGGCTGACGCCCTGCGAAGTCCGTCTGCTGGCTGTGAGGAAGGATGCCCGCCGCAGCCGAATTGTCCGGGGCCTGCTGGCCAAAACAACGGCTTATTGCCTCGAACAAGGATACGATACGGCTTTAATCAGCGGCTATTTGAATCAGGTACCGCTGTATCGGCATTTGGGGTTTGTTCCGTTCGGCCCGATTGTCGGCAGCGGGCAGGCCCGGTTTCAGCCGATGTACCTGACAGTGGAGCACCACACCGCCGCCAAAACTTCTTTTGTGCCGCAAAACGTTGTCCCGGTCAATCTGCTTCCGGGCCCGGTAGAACTGTCCAGGACTGTCCGGGATGCCCTGGCCGCACCGCCTATTTCTCACCGAAGCAGAGAATACATGCAGCTGCATCATCGGACACAG
Encoded here:
- a CDS encoding FHA domain-containing protein → MEVNLILFKKDGSTRTFHLPSTVTVIGRRKDCDLCVPLMSVSRRHCELNLDQGRLSVRDLGSKNGTFLNGVKVSESPVKPGDVLKIGTLYFGVQIDGRPENIETMRPAEVPPAAQPPQKKTVPAEDSFEDIIDEISDIDLNQTLGESSMGINP
- the rlmN gene encoding 23S rRNA (adenine(2503)-C(2))-methyltransferase RlmN; this translates as MKNKTRAELTELVVGLGQKPYCADYLFTFLHQKHISNLDRITPLSKSFRKQLADSGYRISSLTLLEKQTDSDGTAKYLFGLPDGGSIESVRLTDKGRVTLCLSTQSGCRMGCRFCATGRISFERNLTAAEIVEQVYQIEAESGPADNLVYMGMGEPLDNAEETARSLEILHDEKGRFLGMRHITVSTCGLSEQIRQMTEWTVQPRLAISLHSADDLLRQELMPIARKEPLKRLMEAVRYYQKQTGRRVTFEYCMLKDINDSHEDATLLIRLIGNLKANVNLIEMNPYPGCPYEGSPPARIKAFAARLEKAGIETVIRFKRGRSILAACGQLGAQRLKELDKKGSG
- a CDS encoding glycerol-3-phosphate acyltransferase; translated protein: MLWKNVLAVLLSYGLGCLVSGYYLVRWKTGQDIRTLGSGSAGARNVGRLLGKWGFWTVLAADILRGAAASSVAWVLGVPTPVKTFCILAAAVGHIFPIQLGFRGGKGLGVSLGALLVFDWRIAVGSFLVCAVLYFLSRRYMLSGMISVLTVPAFSVLLGLPISTTGILTVWAALILLAHRKNLIALYAGKNSSEGDGAYGDGEKRDRNSDRRIHL